A stretch of the Papaver somniferum cultivar HN1 chromosome 6, ASM357369v1, whole genome shotgun sequence genome encodes the following:
- the LOC113287302 gene encoding protein SUPPRESSOR OF FRI 4-like produces MGKKKKRASKVWCYYCEREFDDEKILVQHQKARHFKCHVCHKKLSTAGGMSIHVLQVHKESVTKVPNAKPDRESTEIEIFGMQGIPPEILAAHYGEQDEDVPSKLAKMETPHSNYGGGMVPGPAGIEFPPQSHFGAMQPIYNSAMAVPPPGWPLPPRPQPWFPQQQRPLVSMPHMPPMGLTQVQQPLFPIQNVKPPMGSTTSSPAIPPPLHITPPGLPSPAPSQPVSQPLFPVSGNNIAASIQSSPFSTPDISATTPLSSSLELRNSVDIYSSVNANSYRDPNIQGGPLINSHSYASGPNTSGPSIGPPPVISNKAPATQPATNEVYLVWDDEAMSMEERRMSLAKYQVHDETSQMNSIDAAIDRRISESRLAGRMAF; encoded by the exons AtggggaaaaagaagaagagagctTCAAAAGTATGGTGTTATTACTGTGAAAGAGAATTTGACGATGAAAAGATATTAGTACAACATCAAAAGGCTAGACATTTTAAATGCCATGTTTGTCATAAAAAGCTTTCAACAGCTGGTGGAATGTCTATTCATGTTCTTCAAGTTCATAAGGAATCTGTTACCAA GGTACCTAATGCTAAGCCTGATCGGGAATCAACTGAAATTGAGATATTTGGAATGCAAGGAATTCCTCCAGAAATTCTGGCAGCTCATTATGGAGAACAAG atGAAGATGTCCCATCAAAGTTAGCTAAAATGGAAACTCCACATTCCAATTATGGTGGTGGTATGGTGCCAGGTCCAGCTGGTATTGAGTTTCCTCCACAGTCGCATTTTGGTGCAATGCAGCCTAT TTACAACTCCGCAATGGCAGTGCCGCCTCCAGGTTGGCCGCTTCCTCCTCGTCCACAACCTTGGTTTCCACAGCAGCAGCGACCACTAGTTTCAATGCCTCATATGCCACCTATGGGATTAACACAAGTTCAGCAACCTTTATTTCCTATCCAGAACGTGAAACCCCCTATGGGATCAACCACATCATCCCCTGCAATTCCACCACCACTTCATATTACTCCACCTGGACTTCCCTCACCAGCACCTTCTCAACCTGTCTCGCAACCCCTATTCCCTGTTAGTGGTAACAATATTGCTGCGTCAATTCAAAGCTCACCTTTTTCTACACCTGACATTTCTGCTACAACTCCTTTAAGCTCTTCACTGGAACTTAGAAACTCAGTGGACATCTATTCCAGTGTGAATGCAAATAGCTACCGCGATCCGAACATCCAAG GTGGCCCTTTGATAAATTCGCATTCATATGCTTCTGGTCCCAATACGAGTGGTCCTTCAATCGGCCCGCCTCCCGTAATCTCTAATAAAGCTCCTGCTACACAACCTGCCACAAATGAGGTCTATTTAGTTTGGGATGATGAGGCGATGTCCATG GAAGAAAGAAGAATGTCTTTGGCGAAGTATCAGGTGCATGACGAAACTAGCCAG